Proteins from one Pseudomonas bijieensis genomic window:
- a CDS encoding DUF2269 family protein: MLYLCLKYLHIIAAIFLFGFGMGSYLYLIAASRTANPQVIAHVARTVVQFDTWITTPAGFIQIATGYLLLKLAGLPPTTEWIMTSLIIFLCVGALWLPVLVLQKRLYVMASSAVGDGRALDDRYSSVYQKWFWMGVFGFLGMFVIVLIMVTKMTPRQWIELLTG, from the coding sequence ATGCTCTATCTTTGCCTGAAGTACCTCCACATCATTGCTGCCATTTTCCTTTTCGGCTTCGGCATGGGGTCCTACCTCTACCTGATCGCTGCCAGCCGCACCGCCAACCCTCAGGTCATTGCCCACGTGGCCAGGACAGTCGTCCAGTTCGACACTTGGATTACCACGCCTGCGGGCTTTATCCAGATAGCGACGGGCTACCTGCTGCTGAAGCTGGCCGGACTTCCCCCGACCACGGAATGGATAATGACATCGCTGATCATTTTCCTTTGCGTAGGGGCGCTGTGGCTTCCTGTGCTGGTGCTCCAGAAGCGCTTATACGTGATGGCTTCGAGCGCAGTTGGAGACGGGCGCGCGCTCGATGATCGATACTCATCCGTGTATCAAAAGTGGTTCTGGATGGGCGTCTTTGGCTTTTTGGGGATGTTTGTCATCGTGCTGATCATGGTGACGAAGATGACGCCACGTCAGTGGATCGAGCTTCTGACGGGCTAA
- a CDS encoding thiol-disulfide oxidoreductase DCC family protein → MPISQTRPSPAPLLEPGETVVLFDGVCKLCNGWAKFLIRHDHARRVRLASVQSPEGQALLAWAGLPLQQFDTMAVVRDRHYWVRSEAIFEIVALLPWAWRSVKLLRYVPRRLRDWAYDRIALNRYRLFGKYDVCLLPSPDHEGRFLKAPTLGINPVERIGT, encoded by the coding sequence ATGCCCATCTCCCAAACTCGCCCCTCACCCGCGCCCTTGCTCGAGCCAGGCGAGACAGTGGTCCTGTTCGACGGCGTTTGTAAACTGTGCAATGGCTGGGCAAAGTTCCTGATCCGCCATGACCACGCCCGACGCGTGCGGTTGGCCTCCGTACAATCACCCGAAGGGCAAGCGCTGCTGGCCTGGGCGGGCCTGCCCTTGCAGCAGTTCGACACCATGGCTGTGGTTCGAGATCGGCATTACTGGGTGCGTTCGGAGGCGATTTTTGAAATCGTTGCCCTACTGCCCTGGGCCTGGCGCTCGGTGAAACTGCTGCGTTACGTCCCCCGCAGGCTTCGGGATTGGGCCTATGATCGCATTGCCCTGAATCGATATCGGCTGTTTGGCAAGTACGACGTTTGCCTTTTGCCGAGCCCGGATCATGAAGGCCGTTTCTTGAAGGCACCCACGCTTGGGATCAATCCGGTGGAACGGATCGGTACTTAG
- a CDS encoding LysR family transcriptional regulator translates to MNKHPDLSELDAFAAVARHRSFRKAADERGVSASALSHALRALEARLGVRLLNRTTRSVTPTEAGHQLLATLGPTLQQVADALAQLTSMQEVPAGKLRLNVARPAARAVFAKVLAPFVARYPRIQLDLVTDDGLTDIVDEGFDAGVRFGESLAGDMIAVPVGPPQSFVTVASQAYLGTQGIVQAPRDLLDHACIARRFPSGKLYAWEYQADGQPIRLSVTGPLILEDDGLMIQAAKDGAGIAYVYEELVRDDIRNGQLTELLAQWKAPPSRFFLYYPSRRHVPPALKALIEFIRADDWRT, encoded by the coding sequence ATGAATAAGCACCCTGATCTTTCCGAACTGGACGCCTTTGCGGCCGTCGCTCGCCATCGCAGTTTTCGCAAGGCCGCCGACGAGCGTGGCGTTTCGGCCTCAGCGTTGAGTCATGCGCTGCGGGCACTGGAAGCACGCCTGGGTGTCAGGCTGCTCAACCGCACCACGCGTAGCGTGACTCCGACCGAGGCCGGTCACCAACTGCTGGCAACGCTGGGCCCTACCCTGCAACAGGTTGCCGATGCACTGGCGCAGTTGACCTCGATGCAGGAAGTGCCCGCCGGCAAGCTTCGCCTCAACGTGGCGCGTCCGGCGGCGCGAGCGGTATTTGCGAAGGTGCTCGCGCCATTCGTGGCCAGGTATCCCCGTATTCAACTGGACCTGGTCACCGATGATGGCTTGACCGACATCGTGGACGAGGGGTTTGACGCGGGCGTGCGCTTTGGCGAAAGCCTGGCCGGCGACATGATCGCGGTCCCTGTCGGCCCTCCTCAATCGTTCGTGACCGTCGCTTCACAGGCTTACCTGGGCACACAGGGCATCGTCCAGGCTCCACGGGACTTGCTCGACCATGCCTGTATCGCCCGGCGTTTTCCCAGCGGCAAACTCTATGCCTGGGAGTATCAGGCGGATGGGCAACCGATCCGCTTGTCCGTCACCGGTCCGCTCATTCTTGAAGACGATGGGCTGATGATCCAGGCAGCAAAAGATGGCGCCGGGATTGCCTATGTTTACGAGGAACTGGTGCGCGATGACATCCGCAATGGGCAGCTCACGGAACTGCTTGCGCAGTGGAAAGCCCCACCAAGCCGGTTTTTTCTTTATTACCCCAGCCGCCGCCATGTGCCACCGGCCCTCAAAGCGCTCATCGAATTCATTCGGGCGGATGATTGGCGAACCTGA
- a CDS encoding aldo/keto reductase: MQKNRLGSSDLRISPIGLGTWAIAGTGWEYSWGAQDDEDSLGALEYAVERGVNWIDTAAVYGLGHAEQLVGQLLRRVPVSRRPLVFTKGSLVWDPVTKAISHSLAPQSLLAEVDASLRRLQVETIDLYQIHWPAFPADGSSEGIESALSALATAREQGKIRAIGVSNFDVAQLERARAVTEIVSLQPPYSALMRDIEDAVLPFCEQAAMGVLAYSTLQSGLLSGSMTRERIAQLPDDDWRKARSADFQEPRLSANLALVEVLAGIGERHGVSAAAVAIAWVLRKPVVTGAIVGARRPAQVDGLVAGSQLRLSAEEIDEIQPFLPSGMGTNVPGVA, from the coding sequence ATGCAAAAGAATCGCCTTGGATCATCGGATTTACGGATTTCGCCCATTGGCCTGGGAACCTGGGCGATTGCTGGTACCGGTTGGGAATACAGCTGGGGCGCGCAGGACGACGAGGACAGCCTGGGCGCCCTTGAATATGCCGTCGAGCGCGGTGTGAACTGGATCGACACGGCGGCGGTTTATGGCTTGGGCCATGCCGAGCAATTGGTCGGGCAACTGTTGCGTCGGGTGCCGGTTTCGCGGCGTCCGTTGGTATTCACCAAGGGTAGCCTGGTCTGGGACCCGGTCACCAAGGCGATCTCGCACTCGCTGGCGCCCCAGTCGCTGCTCGCCGAGGTCGATGCGAGCTTGCGCCGGCTTCAAGTCGAAACCATCGATCTTTATCAGATCCACTGGCCGGCCTTTCCTGCCGATGGCAGCAGTGAAGGGATCGAGAGCGCGCTTTCAGCGTTGGCCACCGCCCGTGAACAGGGGAAAATTCGTGCTATCGGCGTCTCCAATTTCGACGTTGCGCAACTCGAGCGTGCGCGGGCGGTGACCGAGATCGTGTCACTCCAACCGCCTTATTCCGCCTTGATGCGGGACATCGAGGACGCCGTCCTGCCCTTTTGCGAGCAGGCCGCAATGGGTGTCCTGGCCTATTCCACCCTTCAATCGGGGCTGCTTTCCGGCAGCATGACGCGCGAGCGCATCGCCCAATTGCCCGACGACGATTGGCGCAAGGCCCGAAGCGCGGACTTCCAGGAGCCTCGCTTGAGCGCGAACCTGGCGCTGGTCGAGGTCTTGGCCGGTATTGGTGAACGGCACGGGGTGAGCGCGGCGGCAGTCGCTATTGCTTGGGTGTTGCGCAAACCAGTGGTCACCGGTGCCATCGTCGGTGCCCGCCGCCCCGCGCAGGTCGATGGGTTGGTTGCCGGTTCACAGTTGCGCCTCAGCGCCGAGGAAATTGACGAGATTCAACCTTTCCTGCCCTCGGGTATGGGCACGAATGTCCCAGGGGTCGCTTGA
- a CDS encoding DeoR/GlpR family DNA-binding transcription regulator: MTSPHETFPGERQQLISQRLARYGRVIAADLASEFNVSEHSIRRDLGALAAAGVCKRVYGGAILLPAVEGPLDVRVRKDPARKGSLGQAAAALLRAGQHVFIDVGSTNLAVACAIDPQLPLTLTTNSPLIAVQLMKLPRAEVILLGGRLSPNAGGVIGLTAVQQLRQFSFDVCVLGACAIDPDNGVTAFGLDDAEFKRAVVAASGQVIAAVTNEKLSSVAHYQVASCEEVATLVVEHDAPRERLEPFFGRVTNVVTAAREQRRT, from the coding sequence ATGACTTCTCCTCACGAAACGTTCCCCGGCGAACGCCAGCAATTGATCAGCCAGCGTCTTGCCCGGTATGGCCGGGTGATCGCGGCCGACCTTGCCAGCGAATTCAATGTATCCGAGCACTCGATACGGCGTGACCTGGGCGCATTGGCGGCGGCGGGGGTGTGCAAGCGCGTTTATGGCGGCGCAATACTCTTGCCCGCTGTCGAAGGTCCGTTGGACGTACGCGTGCGCAAAGACCCGGCGCGCAAGGGCAGTCTCGGCCAGGCGGCCGCTGCGCTGCTGCGCGCGGGCCAACACGTCTTCATTGACGTCGGCTCAACCAACCTGGCGGTGGCCTGCGCCATCGATCCGCAACTTCCGTTGACCCTCACCACCAATTCGCCGCTGATTGCGGTTCAGTTGATGAAGCTGCCCCGCGCCGAGGTCATCCTGCTGGGTGGCCGCTTGAGTCCAAACGCGGGTGGTGTGATCGGGCTGACGGCTGTCCAGCAATTGCGCCAATTCAGTTTCGACGTGTGTGTCCTCGGCGCCTGCGCCATCGATCCGGACAATGGCGTTACTGCGTTCGGCCTGGATGACGCCGAGTTCAAGCGCGCGGTGGTCGCGGCAAGTGGGCAAGTGATCGCGGCGGTGACCAATGAAAAGCTGTCCAGCGTAGCCCATTACCAGGTGGCCTCCTGCGAAGAAGTCGCCACCCTGGTGGTGGAGCACGACGCGCCGCGTGAACGACTGGAGCCCTTCTTCGGCCGGGTGACCAACGTCGTGACGGCGGCCCGTGAACAGCGACGGACCTGA
- a CDS encoding Gfo/Idh/MocA family protein, whose amino-acid sequence MQPIRLGLVGYGKIAQDQHVPAIHANPAFQLVAVATQGQPCPGVENFRSLGELLENAPQVDAIAFCTPPQGRFALVQQALAAGKHVLVEKPPCATLGEAMALVEQVREQGVSGLFAWHSRYAPGIEAACDWLASRTLHSVQIDWKEDVRKWHPGQAWIWQPGGLGVFDPGINALSIVTHLLALPLFVESAELRVPDNCQSPIAASIKMADARHLDIRAEFDFDHGHDELWSIEIRCAEGVLRLDNGGALLSIDGVRQAVSEEGEYAAVYRHFQQLIADKTSDMDLQPLRLVADSFFVGSRTAVEPFYD is encoded by the coding sequence ATGCAACCGATTCGTCTCGGTCTGGTGGGCTACGGCAAGATTGCCCAGGATCAACACGTTCCAGCCATCCACGCCAACCCCGCGTTCCAACTGGTAGCGGTCGCCACGCAAGGGCAGCCTTGCCCCGGAGTGGAGAATTTCCGGTCCCTGGGCGAGTTGCTCGAGAACGCTCCGCAGGTCGACGCGATTGCGTTCTGCACGCCGCCACAAGGTCGCTTCGCCCTGGTGCAACAGGCACTGGCGGCGGGCAAGCATGTCCTGGTGGAAAAGCCGCCGTGCGCCACCCTGGGGGAAGCCATGGCGTTGGTGGAGCAGGTCCGCGAGCAAGGCGTCAGCGGCCTGTTCGCCTGGCATTCGCGCTACGCGCCGGGCATCGAAGCCGCCTGTGACTGGCTGGCGAGTCGCACCTTGCACAGCGTGCAGATCGACTGGAAGGAAGACGTGCGCAAGTGGCACCCCGGCCAGGCGTGGATCTGGCAACCCGGTGGCTTGGGCGTCTTCGATCCAGGCATCAATGCCTTGTCGATCGTGACTCATCTGTTGGCGCTGCCGCTGTTCGTGGAATCCGCCGAGTTGCGTGTGCCGGACAACTGTCAGTCGCCGATTGCCGCCAGCATCAAGATGGCCGACGCGCGCCACCTCGATATCCGTGCGGAATTCGATTTCGACCATGGTCATGACGAACTCTGGAGCATCGAGATTCGCTGCGCCGAAGGCGTCCTGCGCCTGGACAACGGTGGTGCACTGTTGAGCATCGACGGCGTACGCCAGGCCGTATCCGAAGAAGGTGAATACGCTGCGGTGTATCGACATTTCCAGCAACTGATTGCCGATAAAACCAGTGACATGGACCTGCAGCCGTTGCGGTTGGTCGCGGACAGCTTCTTTGTCGGCAGTCGGACGGCGGTCGAGCCGTTCTACGATTAA
- a CDS encoding tRNA (adenine(22)-N(1))-methyltransferase has protein sequence MNEQTLSMRLERVAAHMPAGARLADIGSDHAYLPVALLRRGVITAAVAGEVALTPFRAAERTVGESDLERQISVRLANGLAAIEPEDGITAISLCGMGGETIRDILDSGKARLNGQERLILQPNGGEQPLRQWLMDNDYRILCEEVLRENRFYYEIIVAERAGPVTYTAEQLYFGPLQMQARTPTFLAKWQRLLHQKQKTLTSFAKARQAVPEEKLQDVARQVRWITELLA, from the coding sequence TTGAACGAACAGACATTGTCCATGCGCCTGGAGCGTGTCGCGGCGCATATGCCGGCAGGTGCGCGCCTGGCCGACATTGGCTCGGATCACGCCTACTTGCCGGTGGCCTTGCTGCGCCGTGGCGTCATCACGGCGGCGGTGGCCGGCGAGGTGGCGTTGACACCGTTTCGCGCCGCCGAACGCACCGTGGGCGAGAGTGACCTGGAGCGGCAGATCAGCGTACGCCTTGCCAATGGCCTGGCGGCGATCGAGCCGGAAGATGGGATCACCGCGATCAGCCTCTGTGGCATGGGCGGCGAGACGATCCGCGACATCCTGGACAGCGGCAAAGCGCGGTTGAACGGGCAGGAGCGGCTGATCCTGCAACCCAACGGCGGTGAGCAGCCATTGCGGCAATGGCTGATGGACAACGACTACCGCATCCTCTGCGAGGAAGTGCTGCGGGAAAACCGTTTCTACTACGAGATCATCGTCGCCGAGCGCGCCGGACCGGTGACGTACACCGCCGAACAGCTGTACTTCGGCCCGCTGCAGATGCAAGCCCGCACCCCAACCTTCCTGGCCAAGTGGCAGCGCCTGCTGCACCAGAAGCAAAAGACCCTCACCAGCTTCGCCAAGGCGCGGCAAGCCGTGCCGGAAGAGAAGCTGCAGGACGTTGCGCGGCAGGTCCGGTGGATCACCGAGCTGTTGGCTTGA